The window ccgcctatcaagattatctaagcggtttttacaatcaggtactcaagaatttgccctatctgtcccggtgggctcacaatctatctaacgtacctggggctacggaagactaagtgacttgcccagggtcacaaggagcagcgcggggtttgaacccacaaccccagggtgctgaggttgtagctccaaCATCTGCGCCACACGCTCCTATATTCATGGGAACAATTTTTACTTGACTGATTGcctccctctcgttctcctttccTCGGACTGGCCTGGCAAGGGAATTCCCTAAGTCCCAGTCCCTAAGTTCGAGTTCTGGcagcttttgttgtttttcttataGTTACATTACTGAGGAACTCTGTatagctgccacctggtccttaaTTCATTCCTTCATTTCTCACTATTATCTGTTTTTTTCTCCAGActggatgggcacttcggccattatgttttccaattgtatttctttggccaactctcccaccatcccatctgtGTTAGCTTGGAGTTCACCCatctgcttgcttgtcctgggataaagcacaattacttacagacagcaggcagatattctcacaacccacccacctccccgggttggcttcttagctggcttatcttaactgagggaccgcgcgcctacgtcgggcgggaaggcactcgtgcatgccccgtactggggctccatcggtgacatcacatccatcagtgagaatatctgcctgctgtccctggataatacctgttacctcccctagttggcttcttagcttgcttatggaactgaggagcAGCAAGCCTGCGTCAGACGGGAAAGcacttaagttcttaaagtggcgatgcacttttaaagctgtccataccagggctccgtggatgacgtcacccacatgtgagaatatctgcctgctgtccctggataacacctgttacggtaagtaactgcttaaCTGGCTAACCCAGGAGCCCTTACTGttttcctaaataggaggcaatAAGTGCTCCCACTTTAATATATTTTCCAGACCCCCATGCTGATGGAAAAATTAGTGCAAGActggcaaaaagaaaaaaaaaaatcctattttaTAGCCACAGTAAAAATGGGCTCATTGTGTAGGAAAGTCCCATGTTAGGATGAGTGAAActccatttttactgcagcttagaaaAAGAACCCTGAAATTATTAAATATAAACTGTAAATTAACATTTATTTAACTTTCTTAAATGTGGCAATGACCTTTGTACACATATTTTTAGGCAATAGAAAATACAGTTGGTGGTAGTGCTTACCAACAGAATAGAGTAAATCGTTGGAGTATATCTATAGTAGAAGCAACTCTCAGTCATCTAGCAAAACTGGAAAAGCCTTTCAAGTATATTGGTAAGTGTTTCTtagtttctctgaggacaagcaggacataatatactcacatatgggtgacgtaaTCTGATGGAGCCAGGCGCAGATAACTTCACAGCATCTGTTCTAAAAGTCTTTGGAAGGCAGCAGCATACATGAGCATATGGATTTCTGCCTGCCACTGCCTTGCAGGACCAGTCTCTTTTCATCTGTGGAGTAGTGAGGATGTGCTCTCCCGTTCTCTCCACAGCTCATGGCTGGCTAAGTTTTGTGGccttattttctcttatttttctaATTTGCAAGTACTTTTAGGTTTTCTTAGTTTTCCACAGCTCATTGACCCCCTTAGGCCTGGGTCAGGCTCTGGTCAGGATAAACTTTTTCGTTTctttttcacaactgagccattTGATTTCAGTTTGCTATTTTCCCCCAACATGTTCCAAAAAATTCCTAGTGGTTTTAAGAAGTGAtctcacttagggcctcttttacaaagccgtttaGCGCGGGTCGCTGCGGTAACAGCcctaaagcccatagagatttaaaggattatgcaaataagtcattaatagacattaaaaggatgtaaacacgggttctcatgtagcatacagcttcctctgatatggcaattgtctttgtgaagtgatccacaattaataaggcaaaaatatctgtactgtatatatcatttaacttgtttccaacaatacctgagcaatattactaataggataggtacagcgttaaaagatgacatacaaaagaaaacaaaaacttatctgctttaattcaGATAGGCTAAAGTCTAATATATGTATtggctgaattatatttgtcagcctaagggagttatagttacaatggcatatgatgttcaaaggacaggagtaatacgctaaacataaatatgaattagcaaagagtcaaacccaagcaaaaggatggctaagctatagccttaaacatattaacacataggttatattgaaacatactaaaataaagaggataaaccctaaaaattataataaaataggatttatgggaGAAATGTCCTTCCCATGGGATTCTATCAAATCATGGGTTCAATTTTGTTTGACTCATAATATATTTTTGCTAAGAAACCAAATAAAATCCTACATATTGATTAAAACTAGACAACTGATTTTTTCCTAACACAGCCTACAATGggttaaaagaaagaaacagcaTAGTGTATGGAAAAAGCAGAAGTTACTTTTGCTTCGGTGTGTTAGcacaacattaattaatattaccatttgggatagaagcggatcataagaaccctatgcaatatgttccagttattgtagagacattaataatgaaaaaagaaaatagcTGCTGATGATTTCAAGTTAAAGAAATAGAACACTACATTTCCCAGCGTCCCTAAACACAGACACATCCACCAGGAAGTAGCTCGGTATGTTTGTGTAacggaaaaaagaagaagaagaggaagcataactcatttcttaaactttgatcacAGACAAGAATAAGGTTTGAAATCGTTGTGGTGAGTAGTGGAAAATtaaatcttctttcattatattggtaattatagtgagcgctcataaatggaaatccactcgTATTTCCATAAACACTGAAGTTGACATATGACacaatacaacaaataataactcATGTGCTGGAAACCAGACAGACATTAATTGCTAGCAAGTATTAAGGGAGTGCCCCTcttgtataatttttatttcttttttttttcctatttagaGTACTCATAGAAATCATTAGGTATTCTCTTCAAGTGCACTGTAGTTTTTCCTAACTGTAGAAAACAAATGATCGTtagtaatgggaaaaagtgaggTGATGGGAAACGCCTTCCCGCCAAACGCTGGCTTGCGAGGtcatcagtttttcattttcctcaGCTTGAAGAACACATGTCTAAACTTTGTCTAGTCTCATTTGCCTTCCTGCTTTGTATTTTTTCCTTAATTTCCTTATTTCTTTCTTGTTACTTGTTTTTCTTTTATATCCTTTACAATTTTCAAGTAAATTTCTTAATTTTTGGGCTTGTAGCCATTTTTACAGCCTTTGTCCCCATCAACTGTGTCAATGACTTTTCAGCCTTATTACTTGACCTGTGCTGCTATTTCCTGCTGGATCTCTTCCCGATCTTCTAGGGCTAtattaaaacaaacaacaaccgAACAGGAAGAAGAATAAATATTTTACTAAACaaatgtttttattctttttattcctGTAAGAAAATATTAGGCCTGGAGTCAGGTACCTGGAAAGTTGGACTTCTTCTGTGGTACCGTTTCCTAGTGGTATCGGTGCATCAACATCAACTTCTTCTATCGAAATCGACATCGAGTGTCATGGGCATATCTTGCATCGAGTCTCTTGATGCATGCCTCTCCTCGCTTTGACACCCTGCTGCACCTATATGGTACCGGTGCCACCTTTCCACGGATTGATTGTCTGAGTGATATCATTTCCTTCAGTACCGGATAGCATCAACAGTTCATCATTCTCATCACCAGCATCACTGGCATCAATCATCAATGCAGGTTATCAATTCTGAAGTGCTCTGCCCATTGGGTTTTTCAACGCTTTGACATATGTAGCACCTATGGTACCGGCTTCATACCCCTTAGTACCCTGGTGCAATCTCTCACCATATGCAGAGCATCTGTGTGGTGAATGGCTGGCAATCGACTTACAATAATTTTGGCCTCAATGCCTCTATTTTACCTTTGGTACTGACACAGCTTTAGCATCAGTCTCTGCTCGGTACTGATCCATCCTGCTCTGTGTTATTTACCTGTATCGAGACTTGGTACCAACACTATGTTTACCTTGGTACCAGTGCTATTCCTGTATCTTCAATGATCGGTACCGGTACTTTCATTGTCTCCCTTGGTACCAGCCTAACCTCAGCAGATTAAAATCTTGTCCTGGAATTGATAAACCACAATGGTTACATTAGTCTTTGCTGGTTAAATCCACTTGAAAGCCTCCAGCTCCAGAGTCTATGCCAGGATGTGATGGCCGAACTATGGATGTTTGGTTGCCATCTTTGCCAGACCTATATGTTGGCTAACAGAGTTCTCAATTTCAACTACTGTATGTCATTTTATCTCAAACAGCTCATACAAAACTTGGCTGGTTTTGAGCAGTATATTCCATTTATCCACCTGTCAGAATTTCCAGACTTCAGTCAACTGGGAAGCATCCACTATGGTTATAGACTTTTTCATAGTTCCTTCATGGATGAAGAGCCTACTAATCATGGAAAACTTCTGCTGCCTCTTTATATCTGCTTCCAATGAAAATTCATCAGAGGTGTAGAACTTGTAAAGATGGATCTCCTATTCTACCCATCATATCACTTCTGAACAGAGTGGTCCACTTGTGGTGTAGAGCCTGTTAAGTTTGCATCTCCTCATCTATTTGGCAATGGTCCCCACTCTGGGTGTAGCACCTATAAGTggattacagtataatctcgttataacggactttaagggacctggaaaaatggtccgttatatccagagttgcattttttttaaatgttatttaggtcaacttgaaacaacgttcaatcaatgaacaacagtcactgcacaaccatatcaccaacatcaagaacaaaactcaacAAAACATTAGTTTGGCATGAAATGATTGTAAAatcagaacactaaaagatgtcgtactgtactggaaagaaaaatactctgtcatttcttctgggctgcattttgatactatatcaccggcatgccacatGCCTTGTAGGTGAAGCCTGTATGTCCATTatagccaaagaaaattacagctaaaagtggctctcgggaccaaaatagttgtccattatatctgaaagtccgttatatgcgagtccgctatatccgaTGATAATGGTGCTCGGTCGGGGCCAGCAGACCTCGTCCGCTTTAggtgaggttccgttataagcgagtccgttataacgagattatactgtactttGTTTTTTTGCAGTTCTCTACTGTGACAGCTCACACTCTCCAAATGTTCCACATCGCAGATTTTTTCATTGGAGTCTTCTATTGCTCCTACAGCGCACCTCATTCAGTCACTGAATTTCAATGATCTTTACATTGTCTCTTCCCAATGTGTCATAGATGTTATGTTTTACGGCCAGAAGATATCTCTCCCCATTGCTATAACTCCACCAGCGATTTCCTCTCTCTTCAGAATTGCTCTACCACTGTACCATCAATGTTACTATCCCTATCAAGTAGAACAACAGGATGTTTTCCATACTTTATTGAGGTTTCTATgcttccctaaaaaaaaaaaaaaaaaagacaatagaAGATAACTCCAATTCCTTCATTATTCTAATGATCTTGGAGGTctgggagtggctgtaggggaggaggaTAAATGAATCAATGTGCCTACTCTCCAGAGGCTTCAGTTTGGACAGTTTACAGAGCCAGTTCATGGAGGTACAGCCCTACCAGACCAGCCCAACACAGAGCAGCAAGAAATGGAGATTTCCTGAGCTCTTAAGGCAAGTGGAAACTATCATTTATTACAGAACAAGAGGAAAGTTTGTGGAGAAGTTAAAGTTTGTtcataaactgttttattttctgtTGGTAAACTTTGAAAGATACTATTACTTGAGCTAGAGACAGTATGGTGTTCAGAATTGTTTGCTAGTGAAGTCTGCTTCTGGGCAGTTAAGATTTTAGTTGGGATTTTTTGCTGCAGTTTATTTTTGTTCCTCCTGCAAGTGGGGGAAGTGCAGCCAAGATCGCAGGGGAGTTGCCTGGGGAAAATGCTTTGTATTCTACTGAGGTGGGAACGTGGGAAATTATTATAAAAATTCCAACATACAAAGTAGCACTCTCTGGCCAGCAAGTAAATAGGCTGGCAGTCCAGTGCTTGACACTGCGACTGGGTTGTGTGGTGAAACACAATAGTGGAAACATTTGAGGAAaagttttgcttttgtttttgttatgaAGGCTGTAATGGACTGTTACCTTTTGCTGcagagcagggagaaccaggagcTGTTTGGATTGTTTGCTCAAGAGCTtaacttgattttttttgtttatttttgcatgTGGCATGCTGTGAAGCTAAGCAGAATATTACAAGGATTTGCTAAGGCATGGAAGAGTCCTGGAACGCTGTCACTGGTGTCATCTGATTTCTTTATGCTTGAACCATCGCGGTGAATCTTATGTTGGGAACATTCGGACACAAAAAACtgtatttttgcttttgtttgattccATGCATTGAACTGTTATCTTGGTGACTGACAAAGTCTGGTGGAATTTGAACTATTTATTAATAAAGCATGGTTCTTATTCAGCTCCAGTACCTGTGTGGTGTTAATGTTTATGCTCCTTAGTCTCTATAACAACAATGCACCCCCAAGAGGTGGCAACAATACTGTCACGTGCCACCCAAACAAGCTCCGGCCTAAGGATGACTGTGACAAAATAGGTGATCATAGCCACCTTCTTATTGCTAATTGCTAATCCATATAACTCCTGTTaattttaatcttattttttaatgtttttatcatTGTTTTTTACTTATTGTTGTGTACTCATTTGTTGTATATGGATTCTATATTTTGTCTTGTCCAACAATTATGACTACAAAATAAATGTTCAATTTTGCTTCAGTTTGACTTGTCCACAGCGTTTGATGTAGTGCATCATGATATTCTGCTCCAATTACTTTCAGATATCGGACTTAATCAGGTTGTCCTTGTTTGgttttcttaatttttattttctcgATCTTAATTAATATTGATGGTAATATTTCTAATTCCGGACAGCCTCCTTGcggggttccccagggctctccgctttccccagtcttgttcaatctttatatgacaACTTTGAACATCTACAACCTTGGGAAACGCTTTttacctatgcagatgacatctttatattgattgagatcgactcaaatattaccaatttaacttttagaataaaccactgtatttccatacttcaaacttgggctatgtctgtccagatgaagttaaatgcagccaaaactaaacttctgtggttaggcccaaaattggattatCTTCCTGCCACTatacttttggattctggagcctccttacaaattgagttctcctccaagattttgggaatactttttgactcttcccttacctttaaggatcaaataaattctctggttaaatgttttttcagtttacgaatgctgaggaaggttagatctcttttccatcaacctagtggctgagaaaataaaggcgaaagagttggcgttcatgaaatataaaaaaacccaagaagaggagagcagaaaggactacagggtgaaactgaaagaagccaagagaggatacgtttggcgaaggcacaggcggaagaacaaatggctaaaaatgtaaaaaagggagataaaaattttttcagatatattagtgaaaggaggaagataaaaaatggaattgctaggctaaaagatgctgggaacaaatatgtggagagtgatgaggagaaagcaaatgtgctaaacaaatacttctgttctgtgttcacagaagaaaatcctggagaaggaccgagattgtctggcaaagttacacgagaaaatggagtagattctgcgccgttcacggaggagggtgtttatgagcaacttga is drawn from Geotrypetes seraphini chromosome 3, aGeoSer1.1, whole genome shotgun sequence and contains these coding sequences:
- the LOC117356391 gene encoding dynein light chain Tctex-type 1-like isoform X1, whose protein sequence is MDDFSLVEETSFIVDEVSLIIKEAIENTVGGSAYQQNRVNRWSISIVEATLSHLAKLEKPFKYIEYYKDLLRHGRVLERCHWCHLISLCLNHRGESYVGNIRTQKTVFLLLFDSMH